The Acidobacteriota bacterium genome has a segment encoding these proteins:
- the groL gene encoding chaperonin GroEL (60 kDa chaperone family; promotes refolding of misfolded polypeptides especially under stressful conditions; forms two stacked rings of heptamers to form a barrel-shaped 14mer; ends can be capped by GroES; misfolded proteins enter the barrel where they are refolded when GroES binds) yields the protein MPAKQIAYSAEARQTLMRGVNRLADAVKVTLGPKGRNVVLHKSFGSPVVTKDGVTVAKEIELKDPLENMGAQMVREVASKTSDVAGDGTTTATVLAQAVFREGIKMVASGANPMELKKGIDHAVLKAVDAIKKLSKKVEGRDDIKRVGTISANGDESIGEIISKAMDKVGKEGVIQVEEAKGLETTLEGVEGMQFDRGYLSPYFVTDAERMECVLEDPYILLFEKKITSMRDLLPLLEKSSQKGRPILIISEEVEGEALATLVVNKIRGTLSCSAVKAPGFGDRRKAMLEDIATLTGGRLISEDLGVKLENVKVEDLGQAKKVVIDKENTTIIEGRGKSKSIEGRVQQIRTQIEETTSEYDREKLQERLAKLVGGVAVVKVGAATETEMKEKKARVEDAMHATQAAVEEGIVPGGGVPLIRAARTLEKLKDDSEDVAMGISIVRRALEEPMRLIAQNAGTEGAVVVNEVRAKDGAFGFNAQTEKFEDLAKAGVVDPTKVVLHALQNATSIASLLLTTEASVYELKEEEKKGVGPGGPGHGHGMEDMY from the coding sequence ATGCCAGCGAAACAAATTGCCTATAGCGCCGAAGCGCGTCAGACGCTGATGCGCGGCGTGAACCGCTTGGCCGACGCCGTGAAGGTCACACTGGGCCCGAAGGGCCGCAACGTCGTGTTGCACAAGTCCTTCGGCTCACCCGTGGTGACGAAGGACGGCGTCACGGTGGCCAAGGAAATCGAACTGAAGGATCCGCTAGAGAACATGGGCGCGCAGATGGTGCGCGAGGTTGCGTCCAAGACGAGCGACGTCGCCGGCGACGGCACGACTACGGCCACCGTGCTCGCGCAGGCCGTCTTCCGCGAAGGCATCAAGATGGTCGCCTCGGGCGCCAATCCGATGGAGCTCAAGAAAGGTATCGACCATGCCGTTTTGAAGGCCGTCGATGCCATCAAGAAGCTTTCCAAGAAGGTGGAAGGCCGCGACGACATCAAGCGCGTCGGCACCATCTCGGCGAACGGCGACGAGTCGATCGGCGAGATCATCTCCAAGGCGATGGACAAGGTGGGCAAAGAGGGCGTTATCCAGGTCGAGGAGGCCAAGGGCCTCGAGACGACCCTCGAGGGGGTCGAGGGCATGCAGTTCGACCGCGGCTACCTCTCGCCCTATTTTGTCACGGACGCCGAGCGGATGGAGTGCGTGCTCGAGGATCCCTACATCCTCCTTTTCGAGAAGAAAATCACCTCGATGCGCGACCTGCTGCCGCTTCTGGAAAAATCCTCGCAGAAGGGACGCCCCATCCTGATTATCTCCGAGGAAGTCGAAGGCGAGGCGCTTGCCACGCTCGTCGTGAACAAGATCCGCGGCACCCTGTCCTGCTCGGCGGTCAAGGCCCCCGGCTTCGGCGACCGGCGCAAGGCCATGCTGGAGGACATCGCCACGCTCACGGGCGGGCGCCTCATATCGGAGGATCTGGGCGTCAAGCTCGAAAACGTCAAAGTCGAGGACCTCGGCCAGGCCAAGAAGGTGGTAATCGACAAGGAAAACACCACCATCATCGAGGGCAGGGGCAAAAGCAAGTCCATCGAGGGGCGCGTCCAGCAAATCCGCACGCAGATCGAGGAGACCACCTCGGAGTACGACCGCGAGAAGCTGCAGGAGCGGCTCGCGAAGCTCGTGGGCGGCGTGGCGGTCGTCAAGGTGGGCGCCGCGACCGAGACCGAGATGAAGGAGAAGAAGGCGCGCGTCGAGGACGCCATGCACGCGACCCAGGCGGCCGTCGAGGAAGGCATCGTGCCCGGCGGCGGCGTCCCCCTCATCCGCGCCGCAAGAACGCTCGAAAAGCTGAAGGACGATAGCGAAGACGTGGCCATGGGCATTTCCATCGTGCGCCGCGCCCTCGAGGAGCCCATGAGGCTCATCGCCCAGAACGCCGGCACCGAGGGCGCCGTCGTGGTGAACGAGGTGCGTGCCAAGGATGGCGCCTTCGGCTTCAACGCCCAGACGGAGAAATTCGAGGACCTCGCCAAGGCGGGCGTCGTGGATCCCACGAAGGTCGTCCTCCACGCCCTTCAAAATGCCACCTCCATAGCCTCGCTCCTTCTCACGACCGAGGCCTCGGTCTACGAGCTCAAGGAGGAGGAAAAGAAAGGCGTCGGCCCGGGCGGACCCGGCCACGGCCACGGCATGGAGGACATGTACTAA
- a CDS encoding co-chaperone GroES: MKVKPIHDRILVKVQDPEETTKSGLYIPESARDSSILEGVVLATGEGRLTDDGKRIKLAVKKNDKVLLAKYAGSEFRLDGVEHRVIREEDILGIIEK; this comes from the coding sequence ATGAAAGTAAAGCCAATTCACGACCGGATCCTGGTCAAAGTCCAGGACCCTGAAGAAACCACCAAAAGCGGTCTATACATTCCCGAGAGCGCCCGCGACAGTTCCATCCTCGAAGGGGTGGTTCTGGCTACGGGCGAAGGCCGCCTCACGGACGACGGCAAGCGCATCAAGCTTGCGGTGAAAAAAAACGACAAAGTCCTTCTCGCCAAGTACGCCGGAAGCGAATTCAGGCTCGACGGCGTCGAGCACCGCGTCATCCGCGAAGAGGATATTCTGGGGATCATAGAAAAGTAA